Proteins from a genomic interval of Candidatus Edwardsbacteria bacterium:
- the recO gene encoding DNA repair protein RecO, giving the protein MIERTEAIILKSQNWSETSRIVSAFTRQFGRMKFMAKGARKPRSRFGASFQPGGVSQIVFYRSRHSELHTVSETDVVWDPSALAEGGRMNPAAVALEMGYKLTALESPNLAFYKNLSGFLKALPSSGESHSELLGFFLAALNNLGHSPRLDSCVKCRRELKSGAPVFSVTEGGFLCPRCHAPEGECILLKPAQSAALYHWHSTGDLCDITRHDGKCLIETLTAFVNHHISGRTKLICVKYLD; this is encoded by the coding sequence CGCACCGAAGCCATAATCCTAAAATCCCAAAACTGGTCGGAGACCAGCCGCATTGTCAGCGCCTTCACCCGGCAGTTCGGCCGGATGAAATTCATGGCCAAGGGCGCCCGCAAGCCCCGAAGCAGGTTCGGGGCTTCTTTCCAGCCCGGCGGCGTCTCCCAGATCGTCTTCTACCGCAGCCGGCATTCCGAACTGCACACCGTCTCCGAGACCGACGTGGTCTGGGATCCCTCGGCCCTGGCCGAGGGCGGCCGGATGAACCCGGCGGCAGTGGCCCTGGAGATGGGCTACAAGCTCACCGCTTTGGAATCGCCCAACCTGGCCTTTTATAAAAATCTTTCGGGTTTTCTGAAAGCACTGCCATCCTCCGGGGAAAGCCACAGCGAACTGCTGGGCTTTTTCCTGGCGGCCCTCAACAACCTGGGGCATTCCCCCCGGCTGGATTCCTGCGTCAAATGCCGCCGGGAGCTTAAAAGCGGCGCCCCGGTCTTCTCGGTGACCGAGGGCGGCTTCCTCTGCCCCCGCTGCCATGCCCCTGAGGGGGAATGCATTCTCCTGAAGCCGGCCCAATCTGCGGCCTTGTATCACTGGCACTCCACTGGAGATCTGTGCGACATCACCCGCCACGACGGAAAATGCCTGATCGAGACCCTGACCGCCTTCGTCAATCATCACATATCCGGCCGGACTAAACTCATCTGCGTGAAATATCTGGACTGA
- a CDS encoding peptidase M3A and M3B thimet/oligopeptidase F codes for MSQIKKITAIGRKLEKLSAQYSRLEWVQYTTGYDFGSQKAYQKLVKVFKDQKNYQAILDHKAMALEPLDKRRTEILYKAFKPYHLSDEMNKLELEIQKLSTELSKVLNNHRSSLDGREIRSTEIAQILRSEPDREKRKRAYLARAQVNQPLFQAGFAELIGLRKEYARLYGAKNFVAYQLEQQELDVNMFDRWPEQIVKLLPAMKKIKAEYGEKFIGDSAVKPWDDAYISAQLAPELNHRVDMSACYDVVRDFFLNFGWDITLHNITYDIFPRRNKSEWGYNFPIQTAVDSRILANVENRYHEYGVLLHETGHALHSFLLKPREVLLNMGGSGIVSEGFANLFQDFLYEGSFFGQFFGDGREKAAENFANLKRWERATRIEAVPAILFDQALYRENITSIDDVHQLYWKIYRQILGEEPYAEEPLWGFWIHHTTHPIYLHNYFMGDLTCDMLREVFKKRHKTDDIMAQGKKFGKFLLDEVIKPSGTYTYPELYQRISGEEFSLKYLAE; via the coding sequence ATGTCCCAGATAAAAAAGATCACCGCCATCGGCCGCAAGCTGGAGAAGCTCTCCGCCCAGTATTCCCGGCTGGAATGGGTCCAGTATACCACCGGATACGACTTCGGCTCGCAAAAAGCCTACCAGAAGCTGGTCAAAGTATTCAAGGACCAGAAAAACTATCAGGCCATTCTGGATCATAAAGCAATGGCCCTGGAGCCGCTGGATAAACGCCGGACAGAGATCCTGTACAAGGCCTTCAAGCCCTATCACCTGTCCGACGAGATGAACAAGCTGGAGTTGGAGATCCAGAAACTGTCCACCGAACTGTCCAAGGTGCTTAACAACCACCGCTCCAGCCTGGATGGCCGGGAGATCCGCTCCACCGAGATTGCCCAGATCCTGCGCAGCGAGCCGGACCGGGAGAAAAGAAAGAGGGCCTACCTGGCCCGGGCCCAGGTGAACCAGCCGCTGTTCCAGGCCGGGTTTGCCGAACTTATCGGTTTAAGAAAAGAATATGCCCGGCTCTACGGCGCCAAAAATTTCGTGGCCTACCAACTGGAACAGCAGGAGTTGGATGTAAACATGTTCGACCGCTGGCCGGAACAGATAGTCAAATTACTGCCGGCCATGAAAAAGATCAAGGCGGAATACGGTGAAAAATTTATTGGCGACAGCGCCGTCAAGCCTTGGGATGACGCCTATATCAGCGCCCAACTGGCCCCGGAACTTAATCACCGGGTTGACATGTCGGCCTGTTACGATGTGGTTCGGGACTTCTTTTTGAACTTCGGGTGGGACATCACCCTGCACAACATCACCTACGACATCTTTCCCCGCCGCAACAAGTCGGAGTGGGGCTACAATTTTCCCATCCAGACGGCGGTCGATTCGCGGATACTGGCCAACGTGGAGAACCGCTATCACGAATACGGTGTTCTGCTGCACGAGACCGGGCACGCCCTGCACTCCTTTCTACTGAAGCCCCGGGAGGTGCTGTTGAACATGGGGGGCAGCGGTATCGTCTCCGAGGGGTTCGCCAACCTTTTTCAGGATTTCCTTTACGAAGGATCGTTCTTCGGACAGTTCTTCGGCGATGGCCGGGAAAAGGCAGCGGAGAATTTTGCCAATCTCAAACGCTGGGAACGGGCCACCAGGATCGAAGCCGTTCCGGCCATCCTGTTCGATCAGGCCCTGTACCGGGAGAATATAACCTCGATAGACGACGTTCATCAACTGTACTGGAAGATATACCGGCAGATACTGGGCGAGGAGCCTTACGCCGAAGAGCCGCTCTGGGGATTCTGGATCCACCATACCACCCATCCCATCTACCTGCACAATTATTTTATGGGCGACCTGACCTGCGATATGCTGAGGGAGGTGTTCAAAAAGCGCCATAAAACGGATGACATCATGGCCCAGGGTAAAAAGTTCGGCAAATTTTTGCTGGACGAGGTGATCAAGCCCTCCGGGACCTATACCTATCCCGAATTGTACCAACGGATCAGCGGAGAGGAATTTTCACTGAAATACCTGGCGGAATAA